A DNA window from Brassica napus cultivar Da-Ae chromosome C1, Da-Ae, whole genome shotgun sequence contains the following coding sequences:
- the LOC106384243 gene encoding uncharacterized protein LOC106384243 codes for MDLDMFGRSVRNLLKQKKRDDKNESDTDSDDGEKLKNFVAFTTFVSGSKTKSATGSTVGSASASVSGSSCGGDDDVGSDDDDGGSFDLAGNYEKLYEHWLKLVEANSYLDKEKAKLEAQVAEALKYASEKEEEAGQAGAQLAETQKGLRMLNNGTDQLDNLLSIGQSHRCGLGYQGECSKAEGVFVLSGKTKDVVTSATKPEVKMSARNAANGKTAVKPATDVKNVTSTRTATSTATATGTATAPEKVYGLKSGSQQKFRPVCHHCGVVGHIRLRCFKLLREKNEMEKAYGMRYRCPICYSCGVQGHMRCDCFMSVQGGNHGGFGLRNTWSKRFDHYVDGGMGFPPHFGGYGSSY; via the coding sequence ATGGATTTGGACATGTTCGGAAGGAGTGTACGAAATTTACTGAAGCAAAAGAAGAGGGACGACAAAAATGAGTCTGATACTGATTCAGATGATGGTGAGAAGCTAAAGAACTTTGTGGCGTTCACAACTTTTGTGTCTGGTTCTAAGACAAAATCTGCTACGGGATCTACGGTAGGATCTGCTTCAGCGTCTGTGTCAGGGTCTTCATGTGGAGGTGATGATGATGTTggaagtgatgatgatgatggtggaagCTTCGATCTTGCTGGTAATTATGAAAAGCTGTATGAGCATTGGCTCAAGCTAGTTGAGGCGAACTCATATTTGGATAAGGAGAAAGCCAAACTAGAAGCTCAAGTTGCTGAAGCACTTAAGTATGCCTccgagaaagaagaagaagcaggaCAGGCTGGTGCTCAACTTGCAGAGACTCAGAAGGGTTTGAGGATGCTGAATAATGGGACGGATCAGCTAGATAATCTTCTCAGTATTGGACAAAGTCATAGATGCGGCCTTGGATATCAAGGAGAATGTTCTAAAGCTGAAGGTGTTTTTGTATTATCAGGAAAAACTAAGGATGTAGTTACGTCTGCTACAAAGCCAGAAGTTAAGATGTCTGCAAGGAATGCTGCAAATGGAAAGACTGCAGTGAAGCCTGCAACTGATGTGAAGAATGTGACTTCTACGCGTACTGCTACGAGTACTGCTACGGCAACTGGTACGGCGACTGCTCCAGAGAAAGTTTATGGATTGAAGAGTGGATCTCAACAAAAATTTCGGCCTGTTTGTCATCACTGTGGTGTTGTTGGGCACATTAGGCTAAGGTGTTTCAAGTTATTGAGGGAGAAGAACGAGATGGAGAAAGCTTATGGTATGAGGTATCGTTGTCCTATATGTTATTCTTGTGGAGTTCAAGGGCATATGCGATGTGACTGTTTCATGTCTGTTCAAGGAGGTAATCATGGAGGATTTGGGCTCAGGAATACGTGGTCTAAGAGATTTGATCACTATGTAGATGGTGGAATGGGATTTCCTCCTCACTTTGGAGGATATGGATCTTCATATTAG
- the LOC106389059 gene encoding phytosulfokines 3: protein MAKCTTIFIMALLLCSTLTYAARLIPTTTTASSREDSVKGTEGDNTEEEICKGVGEEECLIRRTLVAHTDYIYTQNHKH, encoded by the exons ATGGCTAAGTGCACAACCATTTTCATCATGGCTCTCCTTCTCTGCTCAACGCTAACCTACGCAGCCAGGTTGATTCCGACGACAACTACCGCCTCTTCTAGAGAAGACTCCGTCAAG ggAACCGAAGGAGATAATACTGAAGAAGAAATCTGCAAAGgagttggagaagaagaatgTTTGATTAGACGAACTCTTGTTGCTCACACCGATTACATTTACACTCAAAATCACAAAcactaa